Proteins co-encoded in one Flavobacterium fluviale genomic window:
- a CDS encoding three component ABC system middle component, which translates to MATNKFLYNNEGIALVAILSVMSKMKSLEYSKVFLILPFLLNDNLTIFLKNKNSKVIGIQDLVSRRIGSFLNFNGSFKNFYALTFNAICIAEELKFIKVESNSIIYLENNFDLQSGSLGSRAKNIVAASEKLQAILEIDTIELYSSLKIHL; encoded by the coding sequence ATGGCAACAAATAAATTTTTATATAATAACGAAGGAATTGCCTTGGTGGCAATCTTAAGTGTAATGTCAAAAATGAAAAGTCTCGAATATTCGAAAGTTTTTTTGATACTTCCATTTTTGTTAAACGATAATCTAACAATATTTCTTAAAAACAAGAATTCAAAGGTAATCGGAATCCAAGATTTGGTTTCACGCAGGATTGGCAGTTTTTTGAATTTCAACGGTTCATTCAAGAATTTTTATGCGTTAACTTTCAATGCGATCTGTATAGCTGAGGAACTAAAATTTATTAAAGTGGAATCGAATTCGATCATCTATCTCGAAAATAATTTCGATTTACAATCCGGCTCTTTAGGATCAAGGGCTAAGAATATAGTGGCAGCTTCTGAAAAATTACAAGCTATTTTAGAGATTGACACCATTGAACTTTATTCATCATTAAAAATACATTTATGA
- a CDS encoding dsDNA nuclease domain-containing protein has product MSRKFQDQTAADKKEIGFHYQHYYALLQLLKLNPDESLSVEEKDDIVITSSSGLKLLQLKHTLQTKIDGSTKNLTSKDYSLWHTIDNWLKLICDPEDGREDDSAQIAFIASTYFGLITNKSKSDENVFLNNLEELKKAAINIEQFKENLSNLTEPKKNSKSKKVKDQSIEEPIMNQVIIDFLEFKYLEQLLSRIDITVNEDNLICQIKEYLRINLAVDNYEDAFFEIEGRLRTINYLTIKDNEKVVYSKADFSKKILQPVLDKVRNSKFYKTTEAYIENPKLEDRIFAKQLLDLDIDLEDIIEYNHYMQICLANLKKWEERDNIILPEERELYFKQAVKTWKHRHQIRHRQANSEENNSLDCYDDCMLEVLKLSSIEMDPDISNGTFIYLSDELRIGWLKKWKDKYGNK; this is encoded by the coding sequence ATGAGTAGAAAATTTCAGGACCAAACCGCCGCAGATAAAAAGGAAATTGGATTTCATTATCAGCATTATTATGCTCTTCTACAATTATTAAAGTTAAATCCTGATGAATCTTTAAGCGTTGAGGAAAAGGACGATATCGTTATAACCAGCAGTAGTGGATTAAAATTACTTCAACTAAAACATACGCTTCAAACTAAAATTGATGGTTCTACTAAAAATTTGACCTCAAAAGATTATTCGCTTTGGCACACTATAGACAACTGGCTGAAATTAATTTGTGACCCTGAAGATGGAAGGGAAGATGACTCAGCCCAGATTGCTTTTATCGCGAGTACATACTTTGGATTGATTACGAACAAGTCTAAAAGCGATGAAAATGTGTTTTTAAACAATCTAGAGGAACTAAAAAAAGCTGCTATTAATATTGAACAATTTAAAGAAAATTTAAGCAATTTAACGGAGCCTAAAAAAAACTCAAAAAGTAAAAAAGTAAAAGATCAATCAATAGAAGAGCCTATTATGAACCAGGTCATAATTGATTTTTTAGAGTTTAAGTATTTAGAACAATTACTTAGCAGAATTGATATTACTGTAAATGAAGACAATCTAATTTGCCAAATTAAAGAATATCTAAGAATAAATTTAGCTGTAGACAATTATGAAGATGCCTTTTTTGAAATTGAAGGTAGATTGAGAACTATTAATTATCTCACAATTAAAGATAATGAGAAAGTGGTTTACAGTAAGGCTGATTTTTCAAAAAAAATTCTGCAGCCGGTACTGGATAAGGTCCGAAATTCGAAATTTTACAAAACTACTGAAGCATATATTGAGAATCCAAAACTGGAAGATAGGATATTTGCAAAACAATTGCTTGACCTAGATATAGATTTGGAGGATATTATTGAGTATAATCATTATATGCAGATATGTCTAGCCAACTTAAAAAAATGGGAAGAGCGAGATAATATTATTTTACCTGAGGAAAGAGAACTTTACTTTAAGCAAGCAGTTAAAACTTGGAAACATCGACATCAGATACGCCATAGGCAAGCTAATAGTGAAGAAAATAACTCGCTTGACTGTTATGATGATTGTATGCTGGAAGTTCTTAAATTAAGCTCAATAGAAATGGATCCAGATATTTCAAATGGAACATTTATCTATTTAAGTGATGAGTTAAGAATAGGTTGGCTAAAAAAATGGAAGGACAAATATGGCAACAAATAA
- a CDS encoding DUF3732 domain-containing protein, translating into MNFYIKQIKLWFNNGSTRELDLLPNKINVITGDSTTGKSSIIRIIDYCFLASSTDISPKFIGENVKWYGINFIINSKEFTIARGSISSSETSNQYYFSDIGIMPETPSSNITEGELKKILSKEFGIDAETNFVGSSSVKANTKISFRYFLWLFCIQRQETLPSGHYLFDKHEESRYKDALSVMKLLDWVIGAQTPKNILLHSEIKKIEVDLAKLEKRQSIEISNKLKFKEILGGLYTKTKELNLINHNIYDDGELIAKLKSLIHNGIGDIDPTPSEVIKLKNQKTEILLKIRNLTGYEKQNKKYQDYLKSDIDSLAPIRYLKDNFSDFLTTKTVVNLIDNLDNEFRSLQLLTKKMIVKDSLTLDVSSEIKKLKSELDEINSKIHEHPESHSIQATEREKYIHLGYVKSKLEDYENDSKTEDYKNKKKELEDKIIEKSEQLDEDPELKRIVLNFLGESIDESLKELQIENYSDYKAFYNESSNRLDLINLKTNERIKWQQLGSASIYLYLHLAFFGGTHNYINRDEENIYIPTFLMLDQVSTPYYDQTRKDKKIEKTDNVDIKDLSETDREKLNKALKYMNNFINGFKKKKKQFQIILLEHIPENVWVEEKLENFHLVDKEFKNGNKLVNPENIN; encoded by the coding sequence ATGAATTTTTACATAAAACAGATCAAATTGTGGTTTAATAACGGTAGCACAAGAGAACTTGATTTACTTCCTAATAAAATAAATGTCATTACAGGAGACAGTACTACTGGGAAATCTTCAATAATCCGAATAATTGATTACTGCTTTTTAGCAAGTTCCACCGATATTTCACCTAAATTCATAGGTGAAAATGTAAAATGGTACGGAATTAATTTTATAATTAACAGTAAAGAATTTACTATTGCTAGAGGTTCCATAAGTAGTTCGGAAACGTCTAATCAATATTATTTTTCAGATATTGGTATTATGCCCGAAACACCTTCCTCCAATATAACAGAAGGGGAGTTAAAGAAAATCCTGAGTAAAGAATTTGGAATTGATGCTGAAACTAATTTTGTAGGATCAAGCAGTGTAAAAGCCAACACTAAGATTTCTTTCAGATATTTTTTATGGCTATTCTGTATACAAAGGCAGGAAACCCTACCAAGTGGGCACTATTTATTTGATAAGCATGAAGAAAGCAGATATAAAGATGCTCTTTCGGTTATGAAGCTCTTAGACTGGGTAATTGGAGCACAGACACCAAAGAATATTTTGCTGCATAGTGAAATTAAAAAAATTGAAGTTGATCTCGCGAAACTTGAAAAACGACAGTCGATAGAGATTTCAAATAAACTAAAATTTAAGGAAATTCTTGGCGGTCTGTATACGAAAACAAAAGAGTTAAATTTAATAAACCACAACATTTATGATGATGGTGAGCTTATAGCAAAATTGAAAAGTCTTATTCATAATGGCATCGGCGACATTGATCCAACACCATCTGAAGTCATCAAATTAAAGAATCAAAAAACAGAAATTCTACTTAAAATTAGAAACCTTACTGGATACGAAAAGCAGAATAAAAAGTATCAGGATTATCTGAAATCAGATATTGACAGTCTAGCACCAATTAGGTATCTAAAAGATAACTTCAGTGATTTTCTAACAACCAAAACGGTTGTGAACCTTATTGATAATTTAGATAATGAGTTCCGCAGCCTGCAGTTGCTGACTAAAAAAATGATAGTCAAAGATTCATTAACCTTGGATGTCAGTTCAGAAATAAAAAAATTAAAATCAGAATTAGACGAAATCAACTCGAAAATACATGAGCATCCAGAATCTCACAGTATTCAAGCAACGGAAAGGGAAAAGTATATCCATCTTGGTTATGTCAAAAGCAAATTAGAAGATTACGAAAATGATTCCAAAACTGAAGATTATAAAAACAAGAAAAAAGAATTAGAAGATAAAATAATTGAAAAATCAGAACAATTAGATGAAGATCCAGAATTAAAAAGAATCGTTTTAAATTTTTTAGGAGAAAGCATAGATGAATCATTAAAAGAGCTTCAAATAGAAAATTATTCTGATTATAAAGCCTTTTACAATGAGTCATCAAATAGATTAGATTTAATTAATTTAAAAACAAATGAAAGAATCAAATGGCAGCAATTGGGAAGTGCGTCAATTTACCTGTATCTGCATTTAGCATTTTTTGGAGGAACGCATAATTACATTAATAGAGATGAGGAAAATATTTATATACCTACATTCTTAATGTTGGATCAGGTAAGTACACCGTATTATGATCAAACAAGAAAAGATAAAAAAATCGAAAAAACAGATAATGTTGACATTAAAGATTTATCGGAAACCGATAGAGAGAAATTAAACAAGGCGCTTAAATACATGAATAATTTTATTAATGGTTTCAAAAAGAAAAAGAAACAATTTCAGATTATTCTATTAGAGCATATTCCAGAAAATGTTTGGGTCGAAGAGAAACTTGAAAATTTCCATCTAGTTGATAAAGAATTTAAAAACGGAAACAAACTTGTAAATCCTGAGAATATCAATTAA